One window of the Paracoccus zhejiangensis genome contains the following:
- a CDS encoding calcium-binding protein, with protein sequence MARRLGSGRGDQLFGSDGSDVMIGLGGDDGLWGRGGRDFLLGGRGNDTLDGGAGRDRVLAGSGDDLAVFVASDAGDDGGCADIYDGGSGRDVLRLSLTAAEWNDPAIRAEILAYVAQLEAGLFDQPYRFDTLSLQARRFEALDLVVDGEPVDPQGDPSETIEMPGATEDLVITTGAGADRVITGSGNDVIDTGAGNDTVDSGAGDDRITIGDGDDVVHAGSGNDTIIAGQAGGNDFIDVGPGNDWVVYPSLEADEPVRIDLRAMDRSAVVEAVNLLTLAGLPADTPVGLADGGDWVDTDVLVSIENAGGGNGDDTIIGTDAANVLEGGEGADQLSGHDGIDTLRGGAGADSIDGGGADDVIEGGAGNDSLQGGTGFDTLVLQGNRADYSFTNSNGVYVVTDLVAGRDGEDRFSSIEEIAFADVTIGTWVVAGVNHIEGTSGNDVLDGTDGHDRLSGFAGDDRLNGGADEDLFDGGRGNDTIDGGSGTEDDANFVWDLVDYSQAEFDGGMAGVTVNLASGIATDPYGDTDILIDIERVFGTNSDDLIIGSDGEDPDAFDPFGGNDTIHGAGGGRDILIYQTADDHGGSRGLVVAFSATEAGTGTVLVDPFGDRDDFTGIERLQATRFSDSIAGGIGDERFGLLAGDDTLDGGAGRDRADYSSDANFGGSAPIFADLSQVDGDGFARVTDGFGDVDLLRNVEDIRGTGGADTIWGDTADNGISGQAGSDDLRGGGGDDLLEGGLGDDDLRGDAGNDRLEGGAGADRLEGGSGNDTLNGGDGADVFVFAPGSGDDLIEDFGLDTDLLVLTGGVTITAISEAELGGEAGPDTLVELSSGATITLLDLSGVTDPTELLA encoded by the coding sequence ATGGCACGGCGATTGGGAAGCGGGCGCGGAGACCAGCTGTTCGGAAGCGACGGCTCTGACGTGATGATCGGCCTTGGCGGCGATGACGGGCTTTGGGGGCGCGGCGGGCGCGACTTCCTGCTGGGCGGCCGGGGCAACGACACGCTGGACGGCGGCGCGGGCCGAGACCGGGTCCTGGCCGGCTCGGGCGATGACCTGGCGGTTTTCGTCGCCAGCGATGCCGGCGATGACGGGGGCTGCGCCGACATCTATGACGGCGGCAGTGGTCGCGACGTGTTGCGCCTGTCGCTGACCGCGGCGGAATGGAATGACCCGGCGATCCGGGCCGAGATCCTGGCCTATGTCGCGCAGCTGGAGGCGGGCCTTTTCGATCAGCCCTATCGCTTCGACACGCTGTCGCTGCAGGCTCGGCGCTTCGAGGCGCTGGACCTGGTCGTTGACGGGGAGCCGGTCGATCCGCAGGGCGATCCCTCCGAGACCATCGAGATGCCGGGTGCGACCGAGGACCTGGTCATCACCACCGGCGCCGGCGCGGACCGGGTCATCACCGGCAGCGGCAATGACGTGATCGACACCGGTGCCGGCAATGACACGGTCGACAGCGGCGCGGGCGACGACCGCATCACCATCGGCGATGGCGACGACGTGGTTCACGCCGGGTCCGGCAATGACACCATCATCGCCGGCCAGGCCGGCGGCAACGACTTCATCGATGTCGGACCGGGCAATGACTGGGTCGTCTATCCCTCGCTCGAGGCCGATGAGCCGGTCAGGATCGACCTGCGCGCCATGGACCGCTCGGCGGTGGTCGAGGCCGTGAACCTGCTGACACTGGCGGGCTTGCCGGCCGATACGCCGGTCGGGCTGGCCGATGGCGGCGATTGGGTCGATACCGACGTGCTGGTCAGCATCGAGAACGCCGGGGGCGGGAACGGCGATGACACGATCATCGGCACCGATGCGGCCAACGTGCTGGAGGGGGGCGAAGGTGCGGACCAGCTCAGCGGCCATGACGGCATCGACACGCTGCGCGGCGGCGCGGGCGCGGACAGCATCGACGGCGGCGGCGCAGATGACGTGATCGAGGGCGGCGCGGGCAATGACAGCCTGCAGGGCGGCACGGGCTTCGACACCCTGGTGCTGCAGGGCAACCGCGCCGATTACAGCTTCACCAACAGCAACGGCGTCTATGTCGTGACCGACCTGGTGGCGGGGCGCGACGGCGAGGATCGCTTCAGCAGCATCGAGGAGATCGCTTTCGCGGACGTGACAATCGGCACCTGGGTTGTCGCCGGCGTCAACCATATCGAGGGCACCTCGGGCAATGATGTTCTGGACGGCACAGATGGCCACGACCGCTTGTCGGGCTTTGCGGGCGATGACCGACTGAACGGGGGCGCCGACGAGGATCTGTTTGACGGCGGTCGCGGCAATGACACGATCGATGGTGGCAGCGGCACCGAGGATGACGCGAATTTTGTCTGGGATCTCGTCGATTATTCCCAGGCTGAATTCGATGGCGGGATGGCCGGTGTCACGGTCAATCTGGCCAGCGGCATTGCCACCGACCCTTATGGCGATACCGATATCCTGATCGACATCGAACGGGTCTTTGGGACCAATTCCGATGACCTGATCATCGGGAGCGACGGCGAGGACCCGGACGCTTTCGACCCCTTCGGCGGCAATGACACGATCCACGGTGCGGGCGGAGGGCGGGACATCCTGATCTATCAGACCGCCGATGACCACGGCGGCAGCCGCGGCCTGGTGGTCGCATTCAGTGCAACCGAGGCGGGGACCGGGACCGTCCTTGTCGATCCGTTCGGCGACCGTGATGACTTCACCGGGATCGAACGACTGCAGGCGACGCGATTTTCAGACAGCATTGCCGGCGGCATCGGGGATGAACGGTTCGGCCTGCTGGCTGGGGACGATACGCTGGATGGCGGCGCCGGGCGTGATCGCGCCGACTATTCGAGTGATGCGAACTTTGGCGGCAGCGCGCCGATCTTCGCCGATCTGTCGCAGGTCGATGGCGATGGCTTCGCACGGGTAACAGACGGGTTCGGCGATGTCGACCTGCTGCGAAATGTCGAGGATATCCGCGGCACCGGCGGCGCGGACACGATCTGGGGTGACACCGCCGACAATGGCATTTCGGGCCAGGCGGGGTCGGATGACCTGCGGGGCGGCGGCGGCGATGATCTCCTCGAGGGCGGCCTTGGCGATGACGATCTGCGCGGCGATGCGGGCAATGACCGGCTTGAGGGCGGGGCGGGCGCGGATCGTCTCGAGGGTGGGTCGGGCAACGACACGCTGAACGGCGGGGACGGTGCGGATGTCTTCGTCTTTGCCCCGGGCTCGGGCGATGACCTGATCGAGGATTTCGGCCTCGACACGGACCTGCTGGTCCTGACCGGCGGGGTCACCATCACCGCGATCTCGGAGGCCGAACTGGGCGGCGAGGCGGGGCCGGATACCCTGGTGGAACTGTCGTCGGGCGCGACGATCACGCTTCTCGATCTGTCCGGAGTCACCGACCCCACCGAGTTGCTGGCCTAG
- a CDS encoding phosphatase PAP2 family protein, whose amino-acid sequence MGTSGHSGHSGHSGQSGHSGHSGHSGHSGLSGDAASHAGSGSSPLLNQALVTTRDGIVGYWKPQGAAVMPGNANILYLRPFRRGYILDHELQRHVVVGSPTSFNGQPAEGANLVLTGTAQVTVAIPRPPAAVFDQQLKHMHSYADLRDDRLAEINVQIGDLLSFFGAQVYLDDERHRLQLEVLTATVRLAGHVEMMVKHFCRSPRPLDLAPEVQPMIQTPDHSSYPSGHACEGFAIACVLSRMLGGGDPAAVIANPKDKRHLLFRLAARIAENRTVAGVHFPIDSHAGAMLGIVLGELVWAVLAPGRNAQNTFDVPEIIAPYVNANGAQDEYYDIDFTLPELSERLRAAGNQPVEITRSQVLTGIWNKLT is encoded by the coding sequence ATGGGCACGTCAGGACATTCCGGCCATTCCGGCCACTCGGGACAATCCGGTCACTCGGGCCATTCCGGCCATTCCGGTCACTCCGGCCTTTCGGGTGATGCCGCCTCGCATGCCGGCAGCGGGTCCTCGCCGCTGCTCAACCAGGCGCTGGTCACCACGCGGGACGGCATCGTCGGCTACTGGAAGCCGCAAGGCGCGGCCGTGATGCCCGGCAATGCCAACATCCTTTACCTGCGGCCGTTCCGGCGCGGCTATATCCTCGATCACGAATTGCAGCGGCATGTCGTTGTCGGTTCCCCGACCAGTTTCAACGGTCAGCCCGCGGAGGGGGCAAACCTCGTGCTCACCGGAACAGCGCAAGTCACCGTGGCGATCCCGCGCCCGCCTGCCGCTGTCTTCGACCAGCAACTGAAGCACATGCACAGCTATGCCGATCTGCGCGACGACCGGCTGGCCGAGATCAATGTCCAGATCGGCGACCTGCTGTCGTTCTTCGGGGCGCAGGTCTACCTGGACGACGAGCGCCACCGGCTTCAGCTCGAGGTCTTGACCGCCACCGTCCGGCTGGCGGGTCATGTCGAGATGATGGTCAAGCATTTCTGCCGCTCGCCCCGGCCGCTGGATCTGGCTCCCGAGGTCCAGCCGATGATCCAGACCCCCGATCACAGCAGCTACCCCAGCGGCCATGCCTGCGAGGGTTTCGCCATCGCCTGCGTGCTGAGCCGGATGCTGGGCGGAGGCGATCCGGCGGCGGTGATTGCCAACCCGAAGGATAAACGGCATCTGCTGTTCCGGCTGGCCGCGCGGATCGCCGAGAACCGTACCGTCGCCGGGGTGCATTTCCCAATCGACAGCCATGCCGGCGCGATGCTGGGGATCGTGCTGGGCGAGTTGGTCTGGGCGGTATTGGCGCCGGGAAGGAATGCGCAGAACACGTTCGACGTGCCGGAAATCATTGCGCCCTATGTGAATGCCAACGGGGCGCAGGACGAGTATTACGACATCGATTTCACGCTGCCAGAGCTGAGCGAAAGACTGAGAGCTGCGGGAAATCAGCCGGTCGAGATCACGCGCTCTCAGGTCTTGACCGGGATCTGGAACAAGCTGACCTGA
- the tssH gene encoding type VI secretion system ATPase TssH: MTARGSQQIIKRKELVGKLNPICLKAFSEAAQAAKRRGNPYVELVHFITALADTERSDVAILLESAGVDRHRFDGDVLRATDALPTGASSVEEFSEHIFRAIQEAWNFGSLNFGDDTVRSAYVLLGALQLPVLEGLLYKISLEFDKLDPAVMAGQLDDLLAGSLERTSTAEPDAAKAAKPRPGGKSSLEQFATNLTARARDGKMDPVVGRDAEIRQIVDILLRRKQNNPILTGEAGVGKTAVVEGFAQRLARGDVPPQLRNVDLHMLDIGLMQAGASVKGEFEKRLKSVIDEVQSSDVPIILFIDEAHTLIGAGGAAGTGDAANLLKPALARGELRTIAATTWAEYKQHIEPDPALTRRFQTVKIDEPDEEKAVLMCRGIAGVLEKHHKVELLDESIEAAVKLSHRYIPARQLPDKAISLLDTACARVAVSQHATPAEVEDLERRVSALEIEQGIIEREEAIGIEVEERKAEVEAGLVAAHEALEAARARWEAEKALVGEILDLRAELRSAGARVDETGVVGDAEEVLAGENAAEEGAEGAGEAAADAPPPFDRAAALAALKEKMAALIAAQGETPLILPAVDKVAVASVVQDWTGIPMGRMMASQTEKALSLAANLAQRVVGQDHAMEMIANRIQTSAAGLKSPEKPVGVFMLCGPSGVGKTETALALAELMYGGEDNIISINMSEFQEAHTVSTLKGAPPGYVGYGKGGILTEAVRRRPYSVVLLDEVEKAHPDVHEIFFQVFDKGMMDDSEGRRIDFKNTLILLTSNVGSEEIMAMTEDGKVAADAEDLNGALRAPLLKVFPAALLGRVVTIPYYPLSDVMIEAIAGHKLRSLAKRLGEGYGAELVIEDGAMQVIKDRCTEIESGGRMIDAILTNTLMPELSRQILGYRLEGRELKKVTVGGGDGGFEYGFE; encoded by the coding sequence ATGACCGCTCGCGGATCGCAGCAGATCATCAAGCGAAAAGAACTCGTCGGCAAGCTGAACCCGATCTGCCTCAAGGCCTTTTCCGAGGCGGCGCAGGCGGCCAAGCGGCGCGGCAATCCCTATGTCGAGCTGGTGCATTTCATCACGGCGCTGGCCGATACGGAACGCTCGGACGTGGCGATCCTGCTGGAATCGGCGGGGGTGGACCGGCACAGGTTCGATGGCGATGTACTGCGCGCGACCGATGCGCTGCCCACTGGCGCGAGTTCGGTCGAAGAGTTTTCCGAGCATATCTTCCGCGCGATCCAGGAGGCGTGGAATTTCGGTTCGCTGAATTTCGGCGATGACACGGTGCGATCGGCCTATGTGCTGCTGGGGGCGCTGCAACTGCCGGTGCTGGAGGGGCTGCTCTACAAGATCAGCCTTGAATTCGACAAACTCGACCCGGCGGTGATGGCGGGGCAGCTGGACGATCTCTTGGCGGGGTCGCTGGAGCGGACCAGCACGGCGGAACCGGATGCGGCGAAGGCCGCGAAGCCCCGGCCGGGCGGAAAATCGTCGCTGGAGCAGTTCGCCACCAACCTGACGGCGCGGGCACGGGACGGGAAGATGGACCCGGTGGTGGGGCGCGATGCCGAGATCCGGCAGATCGTCGACATCCTGCTGCGGCGCAAGCAGAACAACCCGATCCTGACCGGCGAGGCGGGGGTGGGCAAGACCGCCGTGGTCGAGGGTTTCGCGCAGCGGCTGGCGCGGGGCGACGTGCCGCCGCAGCTGAGGAATGTCGATCTGCACATGCTGGATATCGGGCTGATGCAGGCCGGGGCCAGCGTCAAGGGCGAGTTCGAGAAGCGGCTGAAATCGGTGATCGACGAGGTGCAGTCATCCGACGTGCCGATCATCCTGTTCATCGACGAGGCCCATACGCTGATCGGGGCCGGGGGGGCGGCGGGCACCGGCGATGCGGCGAACCTGCTGAAACCGGCGCTGGCGCGGGGCGAATTGCGCACCATCGCGGCGACGACATGGGCCGAATACAAGCAGCATATCGAACCCGACCCGGCGCTGACGCGGCGCTTCCAGACGGTCAAGATCGACGAGCCGGACGAGGAAAAGGCGGTGCTGATGTGCCGGGGCATCGCCGGGGTGCTGGAAAAACACCACAAGGTCGAGCTGCTGGATGAAAGCATCGAGGCGGCGGTGAAGCTGTCGCACCGCTATATCCCGGCGCGGCAATTGCCGGACAAGGCGATCAGCCTCTTGGATACGGCCTGCGCGCGGGTGGCGGTGTCGCAGCACGCCACGCCTGCCGAGGTCGAGGACCTCGAGCGCCGGGTCTCGGCGCTGGAGATCGAGCAGGGGATCATCGAGCGCGAGGAGGCCATCGGCATCGAGGTCGAGGAGCGCAAGGCCGAGGTCGAGGCCGGGCTGGTCGCCGCGCATGAGGCGCTGGAGGCGGCAAGGGCGCGATGGGAGGCGGAAAAGGCGCTGGTCGGCGAGATCCTTGACCTGAGGGCCGAATTGCGCAGCGCCGGGGCACGGGTCGACGAGACCGGCGTCGTGGGTGATGCGGAAGAGGTACTGGCCGGGGAGAACGCGGCCGAGGAGGGCGCGGAGGGGGCAGGGGAGGCCGCTGCCGATGCGCCGCCGCCCTTTGACCGGGCCGCGGCGCTGGCGGCGCTGAAGGAGAAGATGGCGGCGCTGATCGCGGCGCAGGGCGAGACGCCCCTGATCCTGCCGGCGGTGGACAAGGTGGCGGTGGCCTCGGTGGTGCAGGACTGGACCGGGATCCCGATGGGCCGGATGATGGCCAGCCAGACCGAGAAGGCGCTGTCGCTGGCGGCCAACCTGGCGCAGCGCGTGGTCGGGCAGGATCACGCCATGGAGATGATCGCCAACCGCATCCAGACCTCGGCCGCCGGGCTGAAATCGCCGGAAAAGCCGGTGGGGGTGTTCATGCTGTGCGGGCCCTCGGGCGTCGGCAAGACCGAGACCGCGTTGGCCCTGGCCGAGCTGATGTATGGCGGCGAGGACAATATCATCTCGATCAACATGTCCGAGTTCCAGGAGGCCCATACCGTCAGCACGCTGAAGGGCGCACCGCCGGGCTATGTCGGTTACGGCAAGGGCGGGATCCTGACGGAAGCCGTGCGGCGGCGGCCCTATTCGGTGGTGCTGCTCGACGAGGTGGAAAAGGCCCATCCCGATGTGCACGAGATCTTCTTCCAGGTCTTTGACAAGGGGATGATGGATGACAGCGAGGGGCGGCGGATCGATTTCAAGAACACGCTGATCCTGCTGACCTCGAATGTTGGATCGGAAGAGATCATGGCGATGACCGAGGATGGCAAGGTCGCCGCCGATGCCGAGGATCTGAACGGGGCCTTGCGCGCGCCGCTGCTGAAGGTGTTTCCGGCGGCGCTGCTGGGGCGGGTGGTGACGATCCCCTATTACCCGCTGTCGGATGTGATGATCGAGGCGATCGCCGGCCACAAGCTGCGCAGCCTGGCGAAGCGCTTGGGCGAGGGCTATGGCGCCGAACTGGTCATCGAGGATGGCGCCATGCAGGTCATCAAGGACCGCTGCACCGAGATCGAGTCGGGCGGGCGGATGATCGATGCGATCTTGACCAACACGCTGATGCCCGAGTTGAGCCGGCAGATACTGGGCTATCGGCTGGAGGGACGCGAGTTGAAGAAAGTGACGGTCGGTGGCGGAGATGGCGGGTTTGAATATGGGTTCGAGTAG
- a CDS encoding S8 family serine peptidase: MDCEWILLNSQALGSKTPYADWAQEIRPEHLKHRFPSFIVPNADASEKVADQKVADQAVMGTFELPHFRPVYVRLKGKDSTELEDNAKTCLGAAGKIKSPWPLPIILLDRHASDTLFSFAAGTTLPDEARFFFIYTLEWWPFPLANQLEELRTGPYVPGLSLRSLLNPGVPVALPTPAPAAPAAPPTVANSPVVTAIIDAEIGIANARFRAANGGTRIRHFWRQRQETLAGLTDLMIGREFSATAINLMLNDSNGDERLFYDLLRSGDYGSAMYPLMEDEALRLEDDRTQEGPGDEGFSWSLELARRLEHMLSISPPVNGVSELVRFHPLPGANSDPERALGVVKELLEEIAGTDRNNLDRVAQRLILAEDLDRDKGIPDKYRERAQQYAAHLRGGNYDTPARERPVGFRAGHGTHILDIAAGFPPDDAPGNRPIVAVELPEYVIEDTSGARLEVFVLIAMQRILDWVDNWENSGRAVPVVVNISLANAAGPKDGTGFLESRLEYLARKRSDHSAPTKVVIAAGNDYRTRMSGAFALDTHGGSETVEWRVPPGDQSASFLEIRPNSAHDLELTIVTPSGEEITLTEAGGFDAVLVCNGARVGRVYPSKEGDQRVITFALRSTLELDADFLRAPSGTYCLTFTNTGNSPLSIKLGIQRDDTLSGYPAYGKQSYLDHSTLTGRDPRTRKFDLPAGASPVSRQNTISAFATKAGEDFIVVGAAMTNATDDDDAVLSPEGRATTYTGSGGAIGTRFRPDLSAVAEDGAATPGQRASGVYSGSSVLFSGSSTATAHVTRALVDLYSATPNPGSKDEILVKVLSDTEPPDPRLGIGVLGPPLAPGRRPRRRY, from the coding sequence ATGGATTGCGAATGGATTCTGCTCAACAGCCAGGCTTTGGGGTCGAAAACCCCCTATGCAGACTGGGCGCAGGAGATCCGGCCCGAACATCTGAAGCACAGGTTTCCGAGCTTCATCGTGCCGAACGCGGACGCGAGTGAAAAAGTTGCCGATCAAAAAGTTGCCGATCAAGCAGTGATGGGCACGTTCGAATTGCCGCATTTCCGCCCAGTCTATGTCCGGCTGAAGGGAAAAGATTCTACCGAGCTCGAGGACAATGCGAAGACGTGTCTCGGGGCAGCAGGGAAAATAAAGTCTCCTTGGCCCTTGCCGATCATCCTGCTCGACCGTCATGCCAGCGATACACTGTTCTCATTCGCCGCCGGCACGACACTGCCGGACGAGGCCCGGTTCTTCTTCATCTACACGCTGGAATGGTGGCCCTTTCCATTGGCGAATCAACTCGAGGAGCTGCGCACCGGCCCTTATGTGCCGGGTCTCTCGCTGCGGTCGCTGCTCAATCCCGGGGTTCCGGTAGCGTTACCGACACCGGCACCGGCTGCCCCGGCCGCTCCTCCGACCGTCGCCAACAGCCCCGTGGTCACCGCGATCATCGATGCCGAGATCGGGATTGCCAATGCCCGCTTCCGCGCGGCGAATGGCGGGACCCGTATCCGGCATTTCTGGCGGCAGCGACAGGAGACGCTGGCGGGTCTGACCGACCTGATGATCGGGCGGGAGTTCAGCGCCACTGCCATCAACTTGATGCTGAACGATTCGAACGGCGATGAGCGGCTGTTCTACGACCTGTTGCGCAGTGGTGACTATGGATCTGCGATGTATCCGTTGATGGAGGACGAGGCCCTTCGCTTGGAAGATGACCGGACGCAGGAGGGTCCCGGGGACGAGGGTTTCTCGTGGAGTCTCGAACTGGCGCGGCGGTTGGAGCACATGCTGAGCATCAGCCCGCCGGTGAATGGCGTCTCGGAGCTGGTCAGGTTTCACCCCCTGCCGGGTGCGAACTCGGATCCCGAACGGGCGCTCGGCGTCGTCAAAGAGCTGCTGGAGGAGATCGCCGGGACAGATCGGAACAACCTTGACCGGGTGGCGCAGCGGTTGATCCTGGCCGAAGACCTTGACCGGGATAAGGGCATACCCGACAAATATCGCGAGCGGGCACAGCAATACGCGGCGCACCTGCGCGGCGGAAACTATGACACACCCGCGCGCGAGCGCCCGGTCGGATTCCGCGCCGGGCATGGAACGCATATCCTGGACATTGCCGCCGGTTTCCCGCCCGACGACGCGCCCGGTAACCGCCCCATCGTCGCGGTCGAACTGCCGGAATACGTGATCGAGGACACCTCGGGCGCGCGGCTGGAAGTCTTCGTGCTGATCGCCATGCAGCGGATCCTCGACTGGGTCGACAACTGGGAGAATTCGGGACGTGCGGTGCCGGTGGTGGTCAATATCAGTCTCGCCAATGCCGCCGGACCGAAGGACGGCACCGGCTTCCTGGAATCGCGGCTGGAATACCTGGCGCGGAAACGCAGCGACCACAGCGCGCCGACCAAGGTCGTCATCGCGGCGGGCAATGACTATCGCACGCGGATGTCGGGCGCATTCGCGCTGGATACACATGGCGGTTCGGAAACGGTCGAGTGGCGGGTGCCGCCCGGCGATCAAAGCGCCAGTTTCCTCGAAATACGTCCGAATTCGGCGCATGATCTGGAACTGACAATCGTCACGCCGTCGGGCGAGGAGATCACGCTGACCGAGGCCGGGGGATTCGATGCGGTGCTGGTATGCAATGGGGCGCGGGTGGGGCGCGTCTATCCCAGCAAGGAAGGCGACCAGAGGGTCATCACCTTCGCCTTGAGGTCGACGCTGGAACTGGATGCGGACTTCCTGCGGGCACCATCGGGGACCTATTGCTTGACCTTCACGAACACGGGCAATTCTCCCCTGAGCATCAAGCTGGGCATCCAGCGCGATGACACGCTGTCGGGTTATCCGGCCTACGGCAAGCAATCCTACCTGGATCATTCGACGCTGACCGGGCGCGATCCCCGAACCCGCAAGTTCGACCTGCCCGCCGGCGCATCGCCGGTCAGCCGGCAGAACACGATCTCGGCCTTTGCCACCAAGGCCGGCGAGGACTTCATCGTCGTCGGAGCGGCGATGACGAATGCCACTGACGATGACGATGCAGTCCTGTCGCCCGAAGGCCGCGCGACCACCTATACCGGCTCGGGCGGGGCCATTGGGACCAGGTTTCGCCCCGATCTGAGCGCGGTGGCCGAGGATGGTGCCGCCACGCCGGGTCAGCGCGCGAGCGGCGTCTATAGCGGCTCGTCGGTCCTGTTCAGCGGCAGCTCGACGGCGACGGCCCATGTGACGCGGGCCCTCGTCGATCTGTACAGCGCAACGCCGAATCCGGGCAGCAAGGATGAGATCCTGGTTAAGGTGCTTAGTGACACCGAGCCGCCCGACCCCCGGCTTGGCATCGGCGTTCTTGGGCCGCCGCTGGCGCCGGGGCGCAGGCCGCGGCGGCGGTATTGA
- the scpB gene encoding SMC-Scp complex subunit ScpB produces MARRPDPELDRHLDELPPELRWREWMRRIEAVLFASATPVAREDLARVVGDVSVDLLIADLAAELADRPYDVARIGSGWMLRTRPAYAPAIRTAADLGEARLELSEIETAVLAAIAWHQPISRDGLKEIFAQEISRDLLGRLSARGLIATGPREPRRGAPHSFVTTDLFLASYDLQSLADLPEMGEEG; encoded by the coding sequence ATGGCACGCAGACCCGACCCCGAGCTTGACCGCCACCTTGACGAGCTGCCGCCCGAGCTGCGCTGGCGCGAATGGATGCGGCGGATCGAGGCGGTGCTGTTTGCCAGCGCCACGCCGGTCGCGCGCGAGGACCTGGCGCGGGTGGTGGGCGATGTCTCGGTGGATCTGCTGATCGCCGACCTGGCGGCGGAACTGGCCGACCGCCCCTATGACGTGGCGCGGATCGGCAGCGGCTGGATGCTGCGCACCCGGCCCGCCTATGCCCCGGCCATCCGCACGGCCGCCGATCTGGGCGAAGCGCGGCTGGAGCTGAGCGAGATCGAAACCGCCGTGCTGGCGGCCATCGCCTGGCACCAGCCGATCAGCCGCGACGGGCTGAAGGAGATCTTCGCGCAGGAGATCAGCCGCGACCTGCTGGGCCGCCTCTCGGCCCGCGGGCTGATCGCCACCGGGCCGAGGGAGCCACGGCGGGGCGCGCCGCACAGCTTTGTCACCACCGACCTGTTCCTCGCCAGCTATGACCTGCAGAGCCTCGCGGACCTGCCGGAGATGGGGGAGGAAGGGTAG
- a CDS encoding DUF1403 family protein yields the protein MTRAPSADPNPVANPPRLPDWLRGLPGETLEDAALSAGAALALLHQVQSRSEVPLALWRARLALQAAAQTARHAGRPEREAAIRDALCLLRPGDAPGPAGEIGLAWQRAVERPLSAETLARALPQLEDGQGAPLRGGPIQQAAAAIEAALAEAPRDHLAALILGDAALARALGWTHLIPLLGLGLTRRDLGAGGGDLRLACHRAVLKAAGPALQLAADLARQAARLQSIAPKLRTKQSDRAVQLVLTCDAVAPAMLTGLMSDRAARRFCYRLVELGAARELTGRETFRLYGL from the coding sequence ATGACCCGCGCCCCTTCCGCCGATCCCAACCCCGTTGCCAACCCGCCGCGCCTGCCCGACTGGCTGCGCGGCCTGCCGGGCGAAACCCTTGAGGATGCAGCGCTTTCCGCCGGTGCGGCGCTGGCCTTGCTGCACCAGGTGCAAAGCCGGTCCGAGGTGCCGCTGGCGCTGTGGCGGGCGCGGCTGGCGTTGCAGGCGGCGGCGCAGACCGCGCGCCATGCCGGGCGGCCCGAGCGCGAGGCGGCGATCCGCGATGCGCTTTGCCTGCTGCGGCCCGGCGATGCGCCCGGACCGGCGGGCGAGATCGGGCTGGCCTGGCAGCGCGCGGTCGAGCGGCCGCTGAGCGCCGAGACCCTGGCCCGTGCCTTGCCGCAGCTGGAGGACGGGCAGGGGGCACCGCTGCGCGGTGGGCCGATCCAGCAGGCCGCTGCCGCCATCGAGGCGGCGCTGGCCGAGGCCCCGCGCGATCATCTCGCCGCGCTGATCCTTGGCGATGCGGCGCTGGCCCGGGCGCTCGGCTGGACGCATTTGATCCCGCTTTTGGGCCTCGGCCTCACGCGCCGCGACCTCGGGGCAGGGGGCGGCGATCTGCGGCTGGCCTGTCACCGGGCGGTGCTGAAGGCCGCCGGTCCGGCCTTGCAACTGGCCGCCGACCTGGCCCGGCAGGCGGCGCGGCTGCAATCCATCGCTCCGAAGCTGCGCACGAAGCAGTCGGACCGGGCGGTGCAACTGGTCCTCACCTGCGACGCCGTTGCCCCCGCGATGCTGACCGGGCTGATGTCGGACCGCGCCGCAAGGCGCTTCTGCTACCGGCTGGTCGAACTGGGCGCGGCGCGCGAGCTGACCGGGCGCGAGACCTTCCGGCTCTACGGGCTTTGA